In Deltaproteobacteria bacterium, the sequence CTTCGAGGCCCTGCGGTGGCTCGGGCTCGACTGGGACGAGGGCCCCGACGTCGGCGGGCCGCACGGGCCCTACCGCCAGTCCGAGCGCCTGGCGGTGTACGGCAGCCACGTGGCGCAGCTGCTCGCCTCCGGTGCGGCGTACCGCTGCTTCTGCACCCGCGAGCGGCTCGACGCGCTGCGCAAGCAGCAGCTCGCCGACAAGGTCGAGCACCCCGGCTACGACCGCCACTGCCGCGGCCTCGACCCCGCCCAGGCGGCCGCCCGCGCGGCCGCGGGCGAGACCCACGTGGTCCGTCTGGCGGTGCCCGAGCACGGCGAGGTCATCGTGCCCGATCGCCTGCGCGGCGAGATCCGCTTCGGGGTCGAGCAGGTCGACGAGCAGGTGCTGGTCAAGTCGGATGGCTTTCCGACCTACCACCTGGCCAACGTGGTCGACGACCACCTCATGGGCGTCACCCACGTGATCCGCGGTGAGGAGTGGCTCAGCTCCACCCCCAAGCACGTGCTGCTCTACCGCGCCTTCGGCTGGGAGGCGCCCGAGTTCTACCACGTGGGTCTGCTGCGCAACGCCGATCGCAGCAAGCTGTCGAAGCGCAAGAACCCGGTGTCGATCAACTACTACCGCGCGCTCGGCTACCTGCCGACGACGTTCCTCAACTTCCTCGCGACCCTGGGCTTCTCGATGCCCGACGGCCGCGAGCGCTTCACGCTGGCGGAGATGGTCGAGTGCTTCGACCTGTCGCGTCTGTCGGCGGGCGGCCCGGTGTTCGACCCGGTCAAGCTCGCGGCCTGGAACGGCGAGGACCTGCGCGCGCTGTCGGTCGATGCGCTGTGCGAGCGGCTGCTGGGCGACGTCTTCGAGCGCGAGCGGCTGCGGGCCATCGTCGAGCTGTCGCGCGAGCGCATCCAGCGACTCGACGACTTCGTGCCGTTCGCGAGCTTCTTCTTCGGCGGCTCGATCGACCTGCGGCCCGTGCTCCCCGAGTTCGCGCTCAAGAACCGCACGCGCGAGGAGGTCATCGAGATCCTCACGCGCTTCCTCGAGGAGATCGAGAAGGACAAGGACGCCCGCGCCTTCACCAAGGAGACCGTCGAGGCCTTTGCCCGCGGCTTCTGCGAGCGCAGTGGCTGGAAGACCAAGGAGATCTTCGGCCTGCTGCGCCTGGCGGTGGTGGGCCGGACGGCCGCGCCGCCGCTGTTCGAGACGCTGGTCGCGTGTGGCAAGGACCGCACGCGCCTGCGCTTGCGCGACGCCATCGAGGCCTTGAAGGCGCAGACCTGAGCTCGTGGCGCGCCGGCGCGCGGTCACTACGGCCGCCCGCCGCAACGCGACGAAAAGCAGGTCCACCGACGCTCGACGATTCCAGTTCAACCCCTACCGTAGCAGGTGGGCACCACGGATATCCGCTTCGGGCTTCCCGCCGAACGGGCTTGCACTCCCACGGGCAGAGGCGGTTCCCTGGTTGAACAGAGTAGGTAGAACTCGAACGCCGAGCGTCGGCTGACCTGCACTCCAAGATAGCAGAGCGGACCGACGCAACCATCGGCAAAAATCGCCCAGCGCGTTCGGCGGGCGACATGCGAGCGTGGCTCGGGTTGTCGCGCTCGCCTCGCGGGCGACTTGCCAGCGGCGTGCAAACCTGATGGGCGCTAAGTGCCGTGC encodes:
- a CDS encoding glutamate--tRNA ligase, encoding MPPVVRIAPSPTGDPHVGTAYIALFNYAFAKRHGGRFVLRIEDTDQERSSRSSETAIFEALRWLGLDWDEGPDVGGPHGPYRQSERLAVYGSHVAQLLASGAAYRCFCTRERLDALRKQQLADKVEHPGYDRHCRGLDPAQAAARAAAGETHVVRLAVPEHGEVIVPDRLRGEIRFGVEQVDEQVLVKSDGFPTYHLANVVDDHLMGVTHVIRGEEWLSSTPKHVLLYRAFGWEAPEFYHVGLLRNADRSKLSKRKNPVSINYYRALGYLPTTFLNFLATLGFSMPDGRERFTLAEMVECFDLSRLSAGGPVFDPVKLAAWNGEDLRALSVDALCERLLGDVFERERLRAIVELSRERIQRLDDFVPFASFFFGGSIDLRPVLPEFALKNRTREEVIEILTRFLEEIEKDKDARAFTKETVEAFARGFCERSGWKTKEIFGLLRLAVVGRTAAPPLFETLVACGKDRTRLRLRDAIEALKAQT